From one Nematostella vectensis chromosome 7, jaNemVect1.1, whole genome shotgun sequence genomic stretch:
- the LOC5520751 gene encoding centromere-associated protein E isoform X2, with protein sequence MTKGKAGRIQVYVRVRPFTDKEKERKEPNAVQIHHDHSLIRVLDPRRETNYFFDGVFGPEASNHELYLKVGRPLVYAALNGYKGTLLTYGQTGTGKTYTLLSDDGVTTSVVGHAFERIRDDEIHSYKVTCSFLQVYQEKVYDLLNTRFTAELPVREHPKRGVYVANLLQNEVKKADDVLALLEFGKRQLVMADTKMVRHSSRSHSIMQLIIERRLKAHICIEKAAGVKGPTSPESVHESIMAVDETINNLLKELKQDRKSMHRRERECLKELMEKEMDDKHSFQGDVIVKGKINLCDLAGSERLTKTKAEGVRLTEAKYLNTSLLELGNVIHALARGNKRHVPYRNSTLTRLLQDCLGDNGKTNFIVCIAPSLSEVNETKCSLNFGLRAMRIINVARLNVEVDYKVLAERLAKKLEDQDRSHKLEKLEYLREIQRLNTAKTSYEENEHVVSGDTDTLVSVIQNLSKSVQREKEEKFSLQSELSCLKRQASISPTSNAPEIEALFLAELMSMQLLCHLHQSEAAWDALRHSDLPATVKDYMTSHSTQEGVLLSTGYMLQLIDTCLGFTDEDKDISMLSPTKAFQHDDSESSKKSQQGEPVSPKKQHSYMLGVTGGIRKMIGRLVGKEHKTLEHVEEETEEVQHTLQSTQPDKVRDQRPAPSGPHETSTKRLLAGLSHSKHKLEKQIANLLLSAFGEQLVVNQATSPQWGILGRKLSELIMFKRNNMIGISDEMWANYEDMASMLETCFKYILIDKALLASMVVIERMEKESKPQSTRVQVKVGSPKKEISRPVKQEEQNTQVQTKVEVSESKKADEQEIGKQSEAAVKDIEPLKENKSYLEREIGDVCDDTSRLETELFATMEEKTRLEDELGVMKDYVNRLKVEMFHLKIERGNLESEVRKTTTAILSLPDPGIHPDEQHSEENTPVEGHRKFGELSDVPEASQESVSVDSENGSHISDTAEAKESEYRNCLASMSKMYNILPNQDEDTLTEGEASDGKEDPSLSDQNIEDSDDDDIIIITKIAQEIRDYHSAANRSRSLSREVSSESGDSDSKSKRSKDSVIKKNIESKDLQVAYDDLEDELYNVGEELSKAQKIILELEAQLKEEKDNCEQVRKVYLEFKDKNYVLEGKVAILRDELEKALRENSFLKEYSRSDVLEMSMGQVRHQANVPGGAKGSKRFDLNRRQYTQTGQREAQLIKLLEENAELELKLKTEVQKRESLEQQAKEKEIKSSTLDLAVMEKQEEKRALQEEITLLQRQKALMDNELLGKKEVAAIVTTELELYVQETERLENELKLCTDIRAKLEYENKQLRMDFEKVEEEVEKWKQNNMKLTATRAREEQQRAKSTAMQRNLQMVFVDDDIMEDSDSEELKLLVDKLQHEVTTMTQYQETLEKDYTGIKDELTKVKQDLRMRDERIATLEKGTSTDPRSPSELKSPDNSQVKTGDSKQGLLSQSIEQLEDKIRELKQENSDLRQLLDKAEEKIRIYEIDLEKAMTKIASLKEEALSSIGENNEISSNIGTGDELESAIKAAQKLKEELIDKEAEKGLLYDELDCLQKRKAELEKSLEESKDKNRDLETKVEEARKTMRNEKSVKELADKNQSLTQKLKACEDALQGAKKKLQKEQEKMKAMEDDLVETSSIKLKTEFELRSAEGYLDKARSDLEQSESERKMLAAELKEKIERTANLEIQLMEFRCTNECIKNEIEQLREQKRQDSHQSNEINICKETLEKRLQEAFKENNQLLSEVQDQRGKNKELENKLQIAFESKEKADEELERLRKRAQQLEGELESAANEKKELEGKSKRLEDLKKKMEEDVWKLRSKINVLQSDLGKIEKQQQEAQKKSSSLEKEIKRKSKELDIKQRENRKLRKEMSSKDEKNTTQEGNTCDEVDVKRLKEKVVYLERQNSSLSIKVARAEAQGKRDESLKMDVDGGEEKRVKFKEPEKDLPILEQIGWDFENHTIVDASNESKKDEQNKSTEANHYENQLEFEKRQRVLEEVGWDFNADDVKTHEHTQEGKTIENSVDLQAGMAQVTKEKLILESQTSRLLESKTSYLTREQMKLQYALSKAHEENQRLIKRLEESNDSLETAKIRVTLSEEVAKARSDTRQMATQTEGISSSKKREEDTSSYLTLETIPEEANSKEANSSTPKLKNSEKAGTNSKSILVLTREKKQAMKELDTLRRQHEVVKNELSDKTAEIQRLEAESKMISSSHESEKDALLSEMKTVKEECAAVKSKLMELNEYQEHMDVLKQKNTEVEKLVTELENDLIRQTKEKNDLRNELLKSQNEVQRLKNIENELLAMRNENKQLAQVTEKMGSKLEEYKMHNKELQERLNKRKNSLQSKIKPPGAKKKTTDIIDKKSEPMSIRGGGGLRKDKKNQELVEEKTEQSSEQSAAQILTAEDADSDFTKRDGTSSPVICSDTEGRDQDNIQTVLEETVKGEQTDCATNVEKSVNENVEKLNEDCADDKGSQRKEEVKGGAYVDMTAAACDVKSDPVNCTEDVVERQVDACSKNESHDKNSGVVNSEYPSGARHKEEEIPEETNMNVRDKEEDKEWESVEERELEEKLGNILTKRQAMESEVHSMMNEMTHLRRKIEAERAENSTREESLQQLKEELEEVRMKGDADEAEKTALEEIVLNLKTEVEEVKCERDELKERVSGLKTQAACLEIELSDALEVKHHLEDEILRLREYSSELESAAKTSQTELTDKYDKLESVLSYVLEENTRLSKDMTNIREENKMLKDFSIKEVADGSTQMSPKAMEHELPKITDSRGAAIQIIVDKWDETPLINVSSPGYYHDEPSETPTRLPNQDDRPLSVGRGLQLSLQPGSISRYPSPSTPESKPLYTSSPDTQEQRREHVDVTPDRHDDTTSMVQGNEDFSTAVESGAKRNNTYEQAILCKKCERAPCECAQNNSASARPTATDVTNTETESFSADLYTDSSLASVTDLEDLSFTSDWMSSEDVPSGRRNPSPKTSRTITKMHRELADIKCTNSILENEVSILKNRNSDLQSQMQKLSGRNNSLKQKLCDKSLAVKKAEREVSSILEEKTRLEIRISSAKEEVAKLEKDRSKFERNLSNSKTENKRLKNELHAVKAENYKTMKALVSLEAENKKLQTDLDESREELRRTKELFMNGTHESFPTSHKSLSELPNWLAESHTPPTETSRMLSTSHDELGESKTRRATISYFGERVTSDQVLSKLRDDTTPNSKGQLSTDENIGNEGNSHSSIASEGATSPSKSSLSDMSRPLSQTSLVSETGHSSGHMSYDSEMSFPDRDTSSSDTSAESPVKDEKLQSSSIKKMFKKLSKTKKTKFSTT encoded by the exons ATGACTAAAGGCAAAG CAGGTCGGATTCAAGTTTACGTCCGCGTAAGGCCGTTCACTGATAAAGAGAAGGAGCGAAAAGAACCGAACGCGGTACAAATACACCACGATCACTCACTG ATTCGTGTACTTGATCCAAGAAGAGAGACAAACTACTTTTTTGATGGCGTGTTTGGACCGGAGGCTTCTAATCATGAG CTTTACCTCAAGGTGGGAAGACCTTTGGTTTACGCGGCACTGAATGGCTACAAGGGAACACTGCTAACCTATGGGCAGACCGGCACAG GCAAGACATACACGCTGCTATCAGATGATGGCGTCACTACAAGCGTCGTTGGCCACGCATTTGAGAGGATCAGAGATGACGAGATACACAGCTATAAG GTCACGTGCtcattcctgcaagtttatcAGGAGAAGGTCTACGATTTGCTCAACACGCGTTTTACAGCGGAGCTTCCTGTCCGAGAGCACCCCAAGCGAG GTGTGTACGTCGCTAACCTACTGCAAAACGAGGTAAAGAAGGCAGACGATGTCCTCGCTCTGTTGGAGTTCGGCAAGAGACAACTTGTCATGGCTGACACCAAGATGGTACGGCACTCAAGCAG GTCACATTCCATCATGCAGTTAATTATTGAAAGACGTCTAAAGGCTCATATCTGTATAG AGAAAGCTGCGGGAGTAAAGGGACCGACGTCACCAGAGAGTGTACATGAATCGATCATGGCTGTAGACGAGACGATTAACAATCTCTTAAAGGAACTGAAGCAGGACAGGAAAAGTATGCACAGG AGAGAGCGTGAATGCTTGAAAGAGCTGATGGAAAAGGAG ATGGACGACAAGCACTCTTTCCAAGGTGACGTCATAGTCAAAGGGAAAATCAACCT TTGTGACCTGGCAGGAAGCGAGAGgctgacaaaaacaaaagcagAGGGAGTCCGTCTTACGGAGGCAAAATACCTAAATACGTCGCTACTAGAACTAGG GAATGTGATTCATGCGTTGGCGCGGGGCAATAAGAGACACGTCCCGTATCGCAACTCGACTCTCACTCGTCTACTACAGGACTGCCTTGGAGACAACGGAAAGACCAACTTCATC GTGTGCATTGCGCCGTCTCTTAGCGAAGTGAACGAGACCAAATGCAGTCTGAACTTCGGTCTACGAGCGATGAGGATAATCAACGTAGCGAGACTTAACGTTGAG GTGGACTACAAGGTACTGGCAGAAAGGCTGGCCAAAAAGCTGGAAGACCAAG ACCGTAGCCACAAATTGGAGAAGCTTGAGTATCTGCGTGAGATTCAGCGCCTGAATACGGCGAAGACGTCATACGAGGAGAACGAACATGTGGTCAGCGGAGAC ACGGACACGTTAGTGTCTGTGATCCAGAACTTATCCAAGAGCGTACAGCGTGAGAAAGAAGAAAAGTTCAGCTTGCAGTCGGAGCTGTCGTGCCTCAAGAGACAAGCGTCAATTTCCCCCACATCCAACGCGCCCGAGATcgaggctttattccttgcggAACTTATGTCCATGCAACTGCTGTGTCATCTGCACCAGAGCGAGGCGGCGTGGGACGCCCTTAGACATAGTGACCTACCCGCCACG GTGAAGGATTACATGACGTCCCATAGCACGCAGGAGGGTGTGTTACTGAGTACAGGCTATATGCTACAGCTCATCGATACATGCCTTGGCTTCACCGACGAAGACAAAG ATATTTCCATGTTGTCGCCAACCAAGGCCTTCCAACACGATGACAGTGAAAGCAGTAAGAAGAGCCAGCAAGGAGAGCCAGTGAGTCCCAAGAAGCAGCACAGCTACATGCTGGGAGTGACCGGAGGGATCCGCAAGATGATTGGAAGACTGGTGGGCAAGGAACATAAGACGCTAGAACACGTGGAGGAGGAGACGGAGG AAGTGCAGCATACCCTTCAATCAACACAACCCGACAAGGTGCGGGATCAGCGCCCTGCTCCAAGTGGGCCCCATGAGACCAGCACAAAACGACTTCTCGCAGGTCTGTCTCACTCCAAGCACAAGTTGGAGAAGCAAATAGCAAACCTGCTACTTTCAGCATTTGGCGAACAGCTAGTCGTTAACCAAG CAACTTCGCCACAATGGGGTATCCTTGGAAGAAAGCTAAGTGAGCTGATCATGTTCAAGAGAAATAACATGATAG GAATCAGTGATGAGATGTGGGCAAATTATGAGGACATGGCGTCGATGCTTGAGACCTGTTTTAAGTATATTCTGATAGACAAGGCTCTCTTAGCGTCCATGGTTGTCATAGAACGAATGGAAAAAGAGTCCAAACCACAATCGACTAGAGTGCAAGTCAAAGTGGGCTCTCCTaaaaaagaaatctccagaccAGTCAAACAAGAAGAGCAGAATACACAGGTACAAACCAAAGTGGAGGTTTCCGAGTCAAAGAAAGCAGATGAACAAGAAATAGGAAAGCAATCGGAGGCAGCCGTTAAAGATATAGAACCTTTAAAGGAAAATAAGTCGTATCTTGAGCGTGAGATTGGTGATGTTTGTGACGATACTTCCAGGCTCGAGACAGAGCTTTTTGCAACGATGGAAGAGAAGACGAGACTGGAGGACGAGCTTGGGGTCATGAAGGATTATGTCAACAGGTTGAAGGTAGAGATGTTCCATCTAAAGATAGAGCGCGGAAATCTAGAGAGTGAGGTGCGCAAGACGACCACAGCGATCCTAtctctacctgatccaggtaTACATCCCGATGAACAACACAGCGAGGAGAACACTCCAGTAGAGGGGCACAGGAAGTTTGGAGAGCTATCGGATGTACCCGAGGCGTCACAAGAAAGCGTGAGTGTCGACAGCGAGAATGGATCTCACATATCGGATACAGCTGAAGCCAAGGAAAGCGAGTACAGAAACTGCCTTGCAAGTATGTCCAAGATGTACAATATTTTACCTAACCAGGATGAAGACACGCTAACGGAGGGTGAGGCATCGGATGGGAAAGAAGATCCGAGCTTGTCAGACCAGAACATTGaagacagtgatgatgatgatattattattattaccaaGATTGCACAGGAAATCAGGGATTACCATTCAGCTGCCAATAGATCACGGTCCTTGTCAAGAGAGGTCAGCAGTGAATCTGGAGACAGCGACAGTAAGAGTAAACGTTCCAAGGACTCAGTTATCAAGAAAAACATTGAGTCGAAAGACTTACAAGTGGCATATGATGATCTTGAAGACGAGCTTTATAATGTTGGAGAGGAGCTCAGCAAAGCACAGAAGATAATTCTGGAACTTGAAGCACAACTGAAGGAAGAAAAAGATAACTGCGAGCAAGTGCGAAAAGTTTACCTGGAGTTTAAAGACAAGAACTACGTCCTTGAAGGCAAGGTTGCCATTCTTAGAGACGAGCTCGAAAAAGCATTGCGCGAGAATTCGTTCCTTAAGGAGTACAGCCGCAGCGACGTGCTTGAGATGTCGATGGGTCAAGTAAGACATCAAGCGAATGTTCCAGGTGGAGCCAAAGGATCCAAGAGGTTTGACCTGAACAGACGCCAGTACACGCAGACTGGGCAACGTGAGGCGCAACTCATCAAACTATTAGAGGAGAATGCGGAACTTGAGTTAAAACTCAAGACGGAAGTGCAAAAGCGTGAGAGCTTGGAGCAACAGGCGAAGGAGAAGGAAATAAAGTCCTCCACATTGGATTTAGCGGTGATGGAAAAACAAGAGGAAAAGAGGGCGTTACAGGAGGAAATCACTTTGCTTCAAAGACAGAAGGCATTGATGGACAACGAACTGTTGGGGAAGAAAGAAGTTGCGGCAATAGTTACGACTGAGCTCGAGCTGTACGTACAAGAAACGGAACGTCTAGAGAATGAGTTGAAGCTATGTACAGATATTAGGGCAAAACTCGAATACGAGAACAAACAGCTACGCATGGACTTTGAGAAGGTGGAGGAAGAAGTAGAGAAATGGAAGCAAAATAATATGAAACTGACTGCAACTCGTGCGAGGGAGGAACAACAAAGGGCTAAAAGTACCGCTATGCAAAGAAATCTACAAATGGTGTTTGTAGACGATGATATTATGGAGGATAGCGACAGCGAAGAATTGAAGTTATTGGTCGATAAGCTTCAACATGAGGTGACCACCATGACTCAGTATCAGGAAACTCTAGAAAAAGACTATACAGGAATCAAAGATGAGTTGACCAAGGTAAAGCAGGATCTACGAATGCGTGACGAGAGAATAGCGACACTAGAAAAGGGTACAAGTACTGATCCAAGGTCACCATCAGAACTGAAATCACCCGACAATTCACAGGTAAAAACAGGCGATAGTAAACAAGGGCTATTAAGTCAGAGTATAGAACAGCTTGAAGATAAAATTCGTGAATTGAAGCAAGAAAACAGTGATCTACGACAACTCCTGGACAAGGCAGAAGAAAAAATACGAATTTACGAAATCGATCTTGAAAAGGCGATGACGAAGATTGCTAGTCTAAAAGAGGAAGCGTTATCTAGCATCGGCGAGAATAATGAAATTAGCAGCAATATTGGTACTGGGGATGAGCTCGAATCAGCTATTAAAGCAGCCCAGAAATTAAAAGAAGAACTTATCGATAAGGAAGCCGAGAAAGGATTACTCTACGACGAGCTTGACTGTCTTCAGAAGAGAAAAGCTGAGTTGGAGAAATCCTTAGAAGAATCGAAAGACAAGAACAGAGATTTAGAAACGAAGGTAGAAGAAGCAAGAAAAACAATGCGCAACGAAAAGTCCGTAAAAGAGCTGGCAGACAAAAATCAATCGCTAACCCAGAAGCTGAAAGCTTGTGAAGATGCTCTTCAAGGAGCGAAGAAGAAACTGCagaaagaacaagaaaaaatgaaGGCAATGGAAGATGACTTAGTCGAAACGTCTAGCATAAAGCTCAAAACCGAGTTCGAACTACGAAGTGCCGAGGGTTATCTAGACAAAGCAAGAAGTGATTTAGAGCAAAGTGAATCTGAGAGAAAAATGCTTGCTGCCGAGTTGAAGGAGAAAATCGAGCGCACAGCCAACTTGGAAATACAGTTGATGGAGTTCAGGTGTACCAATGAATGCATCAAGAATGAAATAGAGCAACTACGGGAACAGAAGAGGCAGGATTCCCATCAGTCCAACGAGATTAACATATGCAAAGAGACTCTAGAGAAGAGGCTCCAGGAGGCATTCAAAGAGAACAACCAACTTCTGAGTGAGGTCCAGGATCAGAGGGGAAAGAACAAAGAGCTTGAAAATAAATTACAGATAGCTTTTGAGAGTAAAGAAAAAGCAGATGAAGAGTTAGAGCGACTCAGGAAACGTGCACAGCAGCTAGAAGGTGAATTAGAAAGTGCAGCAAATGAGAAGAAAGAGTTAGAAGGAAAATCCAAACGTTTAGAGGATCTGAAGAAAAAGATGGAGGAGGACGTGTGGAAGCTAAGATCAAAAATCAACGTACTACAAAGTGATCTCGGGAAGATTGAGAAGCAGCAACAGGAGGCCCAGAAAAAGAGCAGCTCGCTAGAGAAGGAAATCAAACGAAAGTCTAAAGAGTTGGACATCAAACAACGGGAGAATCGAAAACTTAGGAAAGAGATGAGTTCTAAAGATGAAAAGAATACTACGCAAGAGGGTAACACTTGTGACGAAGTGGATGTGAAGCGGTTGAAAGAGAAGGTAGTTTACCTTGAGCGGCAGAACTCTAGCCTCTCGATTAAAGTGGCTAGGGCAGAGGCGCAAGGAAAACGAGATGAAAGCCTCAAAATGGATGTAGACGGAGGTGAGGAGAAAAGAGTTAAATTTAAGGAACCTGAGAAAGACCTTCCAATCCTCGAGCAAATTGGAtgggattttgaaaatcaCACGATTGTGGACGCATCAAACGAGAGCAAGAAAGATGAGCAAAACAAAAGTACGGAGGCTAATCACTACGAGAACCAGTTAGAATTTGAAAAGCGACAAAGAGTCCTTGAAGAAGTAGGGTGGGATTTCAACGCTGATGATGTAAAGACGCATGAACATACTCAAGAAGgcaaaacaatagaaaacaGCGTCGACCTTCAAGCAGGAATGGCACAAGTTACAAAAGAAAAGCTCATACTAGAAAGTCAAACGTCTCGCCTATTGGAATCAAAGACGTCTTATCTCACAAGAGAGCAAATGAAACTGCAGTACGCATTGTCAAAAGCACATGAAGAGAATCAGAGGCTAATAAAGAGGCTAGAAGAGTCTAATGATAGTCTGGAAACAGCAAAGATTCGTGTTACATTATCAGAGGAAGTGGCTAAAGCTAGATCTGACACTCGCCAGATGGCAACACAAACAGAAGGGATTAGCAGTTCGAAGAAACGCGAAGAAGACACTTCTTCCTACTTAACGCTTGAGACAATTCCAGAGGAGGCTAATAGTAAGGAGGCAAACAGTAGTACACCAAAGCTCAAGAACAGTGAGAAAGCAGGTACCAATTCTAAATCCATCCTTGTCCTAACAAGAGAGAAGAAGCAGGCGATGAAGGAGCTCGATACACTTAGACGTCAACATGAAGTGGTCAAGAATGAACTCTCAGACAAGACAGCCGAGATACAAAGACTTGAAGCCGAGAGCAAAATGATAAGCTCATCGCACGAGTCTGAGAAAGACGCACTCTTATCGGAAATGAAAACAGTAAAGGAGGAGTGCGCCGCAGTTAAAAGCAAACTAATGGAATTGAATGAGTACCAAGAACACATGGATGTTTTGAAACAGAAAAACACCGAGGTGGAGAAACTGGTGACGGAGTTAGAGAATGATTTGATTCGACAgaccaaagaaaaaaatgatttgaGGAACGAGTTGCTGAAAAGCCAGAATGAAGTACAAAGGCTGAAAAATATCGAAAACGAGCTGCTAGCGATGCGCAACGAGAATAAGCAGTTGGCACAGGTCACCGAAAAAATGGGAAGTAAGTTAGAGGAATACAAGATGCATAACAAGGAGCTACAAGAAAGACTGAACAAGCGTAAGAACTCGCTCCAATCGAAAATAAAACCTCCTGGCGCAAAgaaaaagactacagacaTTATAGATAAAAAATCAGAACCCATGAGTATTAGAGGCGGTGGTGGGTTACgtaaagacaagaaaaaccAAGAGCTCGTTGAAGAAAAGACTGAGCAATCTTCGGAGCAATCAGCTGCACAAATATTGACAGCTGAGGACGCAGACAGCGACTTCACCAAAAGGGATGGCACATCATCTCCAGTAATATGTTCGGATACAGAAGGCAGAGATCAGGACAACATACAAACTGTGCTCGAAGAAACAGTGAAAGGTGAACAAACAGACTGCGCTACAAATGTGGAGAAGTCAGTAAACGAGAACGTTGAAAAGCTGAATGAGGACTGTGCTGATGACAAAGGGTCTCAGCGTAAAGAAGAGGTGAAGGGTGGAGCGTATGTCGACATGACAGCGGCTGCCTGTGACGTTAAGAGTGATCCTGTGAATTGCACGGAAGATGTCGTGGAAAGACAGGTTGACGCATGCAGCAAAAATGAAAGTCACGATAAAAACAGCGGAGTAGTCAATTCGGAATATCCAAGCGGTGCTCGGCacaaagaagaagaaataccTGAAGAAACAAACATGAATGTACGAGATAAAGAAGAGGATAAAGAATGGGAGTCTGTGGAAGAACGAGAACTGGAAGAAAAACTCGGAAATATCCTGACGAAAAGACAAGCAATGGAATCTGAGGTGCATTCCATGATGAACGAGATGACTCATCTAAGAAGAAAGATCGAGGCTGAAAGGGCTGAAAACTCCACACGCGAAGAGAGCCTTCAACAACTGAAGGAAGAATTGGAGGAGGTCAGAATGAAAGGAGATGCAGATGAAGCTGAAAAGACTGCGCTTGAGGAGATCGTTCTAAACTTAAAAACAGAAGTAGAAGAGGTCAAGTGTGAAAGAGACGAACTGAAAGAAAGAGTGAGTGGCTTGAAAACCCAAGCTGCGTGTCTAGAAATTGAGCTTTCAGATGCACTTGAGGTGAAACACCATTTAGAAGATGAAATTCTTAGACTAAGAGAGTACTCTTCTGAACTAGAGAGTGCAGCAAAGACCAGCCAGACAGAACTGACGGACAAATACGACAAACTAGAGTCTGTCTTGTCATACGTCCTGGAGGAAAACACTAGACTATCGAAAGATATGACAAATATCCGAGAGGAGAACAAAATGCTGAAAGACTTTAGTATCAAAGAGGTCGCAGACGGTTCAACACAGATGTCTCCAAAAGCGATGGAACATGAATTACCAAAGATCACAGACAGCAGGGGAGCGGCCATTCAGATCATCGTTGACAAATGGGACGAGACACCTCTCATCAACGTCTCATCGCCAGGTTATTACCATGATGAACCAAGCGAAACTCCAACACGACTGCCTAACCAAGACGACCGTCCACTGTCGGTTGGAAGAGGGCTCCAGCTTTCTCTACAACCTGGGAGCATTTCAAGGTACCCGTCTCCAAGCACGCCAGAAAGCAAGCCCCTATATACTTCAAGTCCTGATACGCAAGAACAGAGGAGGGAGCACGTGGATGTCACGCCAGACAGACATGATGATACCACAAGTATGGTGCAAGGTAACGAAGATTTCTCCACCGCCGTCGAGTCTGGCGCTAAAAGAAACAACACATATGAGCAAGCTATACTCTGTAAAAAATGCGAAAGGGCACCCTGTGAATGCGCTCAAAATAACAGTGCTTCTGCTAGACCTACGGCAACAGATGTGACGAATACGGAAACAGAGTCCTTCAGTGCCGACCTTTACACAGACAGTTCACTTGCATCTGTGACTGACCTGGAAGATTTAAGTTTTACATCTGACTGGATGTCCTCTGAAGACGTTCCTTCAGGGAGAAGAAACCCTTCGCCAAAAACAAGtagaacaataacaaagatgcATCGAGAACTCGCTGATATCAAATGCACCAATTCAATTCTCGAGAATGAGGTGTCAATACTTAAGAATCGTAACTCGGATCTTCAATCTCAAATGCAGAAGCTTTCAGGGAGAAATAACTCTTTGAAACAAAAGCTGTGCGATAAATCACTAGCGGTCAAAAAGGCAGAGCGAGAGGTTTCCAGTATTCTGGAGGAAAAGACAAGGCTGGAGATAAGAATAAGTTCAGCTAAAGAGGAGGTGGCCAAACTCGAAAAAGACAGATCCAAGTTCGAAAGAAACTTATCAAATAGCAAAACCGAAAATAAGCGCTTGAAAAATGAGTTACATGCCGTAAAAGCGGAGAACTACAAAACAATGAAAGCGCTAGTAAGCCTGGAAGCCGAGAACAAAAAACTACAGACTGATCTAGATGAGTCCAGAGAAGAGCTGAGAAGAACAAAAGAGTTATTCATGAACGGGACGCACGAGTCGTTTCCCACATCACACAAATCGCTTTCAGAACTCCCCAATTGGCTAGCAGAATCACACACTCCTCCTACTGAAACGTCACGCATGCTGTCCACGTCACACGACGAGCTCGGAGAATCAAAAACACGTCGCGCAACAATATCATATTTTGGCGAAAGAGTTACTAGTGACCAAGTGCTGTCAAAACTACGAGATGACACAACACCG aATTCAAAAGGACAACTTTCTACAGACGAGAACATTGGAAATGAAGGGAACTCCCACTCATCGATAGCAAGCGAAG GAGCTACAAGTCCAAGCAAGTCTTCGCTATCGGACATGAGTCGTCCTCTGAGCCAGACATCACTGGTGTCCGAGACTGGACATTCGTCCGGACATATGTCCTACGACAGTGAGATGAGTTTTCCGGACAGAGACACAAGCTCAAGTGACACAAGCGCAGAGTCACCGGTGAAGGACGAGAAACTGCAATCTAGCAGCATAAAAAAGATGTTTAAAAAATTGtccaaaacaaagaaaacaaagttcTCGACAACTTAA